A stretch of the Halomonas sp. BDJS001 genome encodes the following:
- a CDS encoding ABC transporter ATP-binding protein: MSSEQANTPLIDARGLHTYYGESHILHGVDLTLMPGETLSLLGRNGMGKTTTLKSILGFVPPRRGEVFIKGVSATKRRPWQLIRQGIGYVPEGRGIFPGVSVREHLIMAARPNEQGESPWTLERVLDTFPRLGQRINHDGSFLSGGEQQMLSIGRALTTNPDLMILDEATEGLAPLIRDEIWKIIGEIKATGISTIIVDKNIDNLLKIAEKHLLLVKGEVVYSGDSQGLKDNPTILETHLGVA; the protein is encoded by the coding sequence ATGAGCTCAGAACAAGCCAATACGCCATTGATTGATGCCCGAGGGCTGCACACCTACTACGGTGAGAGCCATATTTTGCATGGGGTGGATTTGACCCTGATGCCTGGTGAGACGCTGAGTCTGCTGGGCCGCAACGGTATGGGCAAGACAACTACGCTGAAGTCGATACTGGGGTTCGTCCCACCGCGGCGCGGCGAGGTGTTTATTAAGGGCGTCTCGGCTACCAAGCGACGCCCCTGGCAACTGATTCGCCAAGGGATTGGCTACGTGCCGGAGGGGCGCGGTATTTTTCCAGGCGTCAGTGTGCGTGAGCATCTGATTATGGCCGCACGCCCAAATGAGCAGGGAGAGTCTCCTTGGACGCTGGAGCGCGTTCTGGATACATTTCCGCGCTTGGGCCAACGTATCAATCACGATGGCTCTTTTCTCTCAGGCGGCGAACAGCAGATGCTTTCTATTGGACGCGCGCTGACGACCAACCCCGATCTGATGATTCTTGACGAGGCGACCGAAGGGCTCGCGCCGCTGATCCGCGATGAAATCTGGAAGATTATCGGTGAGATCAAAGCGACCGGTATTTCTACCATTATCGTCGATAAAAATATCGATAACCTTCTGAAGATAGCAGAAAAGCACCTGCTACTGGTCAAGGGAGAAGTGGTCTACAGCGGCGATTCCCAAGGGCTAAAAGATAACCCTACAATTCTTGAAACCCACCTCGGCGTTGCTTGA
- a CDS encoding ABC transporter substrate-binding protein, whose translation MKTFKKTSLATLLSATAMLSAGSAIANEDPVKLGLMLPYSGTYTALGEAITNGLKLAIEQEGGQLGGRDVEYVELDSEADPSKAPQNMSRLVNGDDVDFVIGPVHSGVAMGMLRVAKQTGAITIIPNAGLGAATNELCMPNVFRTSFSMWQDSYPMGKVAYDQGHRKIVTITWDYAGGKEDLAGFEEAFTAEGGEIVEQILVPFPSTEFQSYLTQIASLEPDAVYTFFAGGGGVSFVRDYAAAGLKETIPLLGSGFLTEGNLAALGDAGEGVMTTLHYAETLENDANQSFLSAYENAYGEMPDTYAVQGYDTGMMLVQALNILGGDTSDQERLIDVLANVELASPRGPLSFSDSHHPIQNVYLREIRDGKHEVVSIAAENLEVPDEACQM comes from the coding sequence ATGAAAACATTTAAAAAGACCTCTCTTGCCACGCTCCTAAGCGCTACGGCCATGCTGTCAGCAGGCAGTGCCATCGCCAATGAAGATCCGGTGAAACTCGGTTTGATGCTCCCTTACTCAGGTACCTATACGGCACTTGGAGAAGCCATTACTAACGGCCTAAAGCTTGCCATTGAACAAGAGGGCGGTCAGCTAGGCGGTCGTGATGTGGAGTACGTTGAGCTTGATTCAGAGGCTGACCCCTCCAAAGCACCTCAGAACATGAGTCGTCTAGTTAACGGAGACGATGTTGACTTCGTCATTGGGCCCGTGCACTCAGGTGTAGCCATGGGCATGCTGAGAGTGGCTAAGCAGACGGGTGCTATAACAATTATTCCCAACGCGGGACTGGGTGCCGCTACTAATGAGTTGTGCATGCCGAACGTCTTCCGTACCTCCTTCAGTATGTGGCAAGACAGCTATCCCATGGGCAAAGTGGCCTACGATCAAGGGCATCGCAAAATTGTGACGATTACCTGGGACTATGCCGGTGGTAAAGAGGATCTGGCAGGTTTCGAGGAGGCGTTTACCGCTGAGGGCGGTGAAATCGTCGAGCAAATTTTAGTACCATTTCCCAGTACGGAATTTCAAAGTTACCTGACGCAAATTGCCAGTCTTGAGCCTGACGCGGTTTACACCTTCTTTGCGGGCGGTGGCGGTGTCAGCTTTGTTCGGGATTATGCCGCCGCCGGTCTAAAAGAGACCATTCCGCTGCTAGGGTCGGGCTTTCTTACCGAAGGCAATTTGGCAGCATTAGGCGATGCAGGCGAAGGCGTGATGACTACGCTGCACTATGCTGAGACCTTAGAAAATGATGCCAACCAATCCTTCCTTTCAGCCTACGAAAATGCCTACGGTGAAATGCCGGATACCTATGCCGTACAGGGTTACGATACGGGCATGATGTTAGTGCAAGCGCTCAATATATTAGGGGGCGATACCTCTGATCAAGAGCGCCTGATAGACGTATTAGCCAATGTTGAATTGGCAAGCCCTCGTGGGCCTTTAAGCTTCTCTGACTCCCACCACCCTATCCAAAATGTTTACCTTCGCGAGATCCGCGACGGCAAGCATGAAGTCGTTAGTATCGCCGCCGAGAATCTCGAAGTTCCCGATGAAGCCTGCCAGATGTAA
- a CDS encoding LysR family transcriptional regulator: protein MELRHLRYFCVVAEELNFTCAAERLHMSQPPLSRQIKQLEQEVGAELFERSSRGLRLTPSGVFFQQHALQILEKVEVTIDATRHMARSKRALFGIGFVPSVFYGQLPMLVRDLRRMDNVELSLAELTTVQQIQALKAGRIDMGFGRLRIDDPDVEQEILFDEPLIAALSSGHPLEGTTPSCEELARYPLILFPAKPRPSLADMVLGIFRRQGLKVEVVQEANEVQTALSLVASGIGITLVPEQVKRVQRDGICYVPLADKSITSPVVCSRRRGEKPSPLMQEANAILEVLVENRRSGRYP from the coding sequence ATGGAACTACGCCACCTGAGGTACTTCTGCGTTGTCGCTGAAGAGCTTAACTTTACCTGTGCGGCTGAACGGTTGCATATGTCTCAACCGCCTCTTTCCCGTCAAATCAAACAATTAGAACAAGAGGTGGGAGCTGAGCTGTTTGAACGGAGCTCAAGAGGATTGCGCCTAACACCTTCAGGTGTGTTTTTTCAGCAGCACGCTCTGCAGATTTTAGAGAAAGTGGAAGTCACCATTGATGCCACTCGACACATGGCACGTAGCAAACGTGCACTATTTGGCATTGGTTTTGTACCCTCCGTGTTTTATGGACAGCTCCCAATGCTCGTGCGTGATTTACGCCGTATGGATAATGTTGAGCTCTCGCTGGCAGAGCTGACAACGGTACAACAAATTCAGGCACTCAAAGCGGGCCGTATCGATATGGGGTTCGGACGCCTACGCATTGATGATCCCGATGTCGAGCAGGAGATTCTCTTCGATGAACCACTCATTGCCGCCCTTTCGAGCGGTCATCCACTAGAGGGCACTACCCCTTCCTGCGAGGAACTTGCCCGCTATCCACTCATTCTCTTTCCCGCTAAGCCACGCCCTAGCCTAGCAGATATGGTGCTGGGTATTTTCCGCCGCCAAGGATTAAAGGTCGAAGTTGTGCAGGAAGCCAACGAGGTTCAAACGGCGCTTAGCCTTGTCGCTTCCGGCATTGGCATTACGCTGGTTCCGGAACAGGTAAAGCGTGTCCAACGCGATGGCATTTGCTATGTGCCCTTGGCTGATAAGTCAATTACATCACCCGTTGTCTGCAGCCGTCGACGAGGCGAAAAACCCTCCCCGCTAATGCAGGAAGCCAATGCTATTTTAGAAGTACTTGTTGAGAATCGTCGCTCTGGCCGCTACCCCTAA
- the mscL gene encoding large-conductance mechanosensitive channel protein MscL: MAKILQEFREFAVKGNVIDMAVGIIIGGAFTLIVQSLVADVMNPLIGLLVGGVDFSNLFVVLRQGAVGGPYATLADAQAAGAVTLNLGLFINAVVSFTIVAFVVFLLVRTINRLKREEAVAPVSPTEQPCPYCLMVVPIKATRCGHCTAMLDRPVEAEAPVEATSAPPPMPPAKP, translated from the coding sequence ATGGCAAAGATTCTTCAGGAGTTTCGCGAGTTCGCGGTTAAAGGCAATGTGATCGATATGGCGGTGGGGATCATTATCGGTGGGGCGTTTACGCTGATTGTGCAGAGCCTGGTGGCGGATGTGATGAATCCGCTGATTGGCTTGCTGGTGGGCGGTGTGGATTTTTCCAACCTGTTTGTAGTGTTACGCCAAGGGGCGGTGGGTGGCCCTTATGCGACGCTGGCGGATGCCCAGGCCGCAGGGGCGGTAACGCTAAACCTCGGGCTTTTTATCAATGCGGTGGTCAGCTTTACGATTGTCGCCTTCGTGGTCTTCTTATTAGTACGCACCATTAACCGATTAAAGCGCGAAGAGGCGGTAGCGCCTGTGAGTCCTACGGAGCAGCCGTGCCCTTACTGCTTAATGGTAGTGCCGATCAAAGCCACCCGCTGTGGTCACTGCACGGCAATGCTGGATCGGCCAGTGGAGGCTGAAGCGCCGGTTGAAGCTACCTCTGCGCCACCACCAATGCCACCTGCCAAACCTTAG
- a CDS encoding universal stress protein encodes MYARILVPVDGSESAKQALKVACKLLDREGSTLYLLHVPETLAYATTLVWGIGAIDAGTTLTEREKVGEQLLAQAVNSAQAEGAKHIEELLMQGDPARIIIEAANANNVDTIVMGSRGLSDLAGVVIGSVSHKVGHSAKCPVITVSQ; translated from the coding sequence ATGTATGCGCGTATTTTAGTTCCTGTCGATGGCTCTGAGAGCGCTAAACAAGCTTTGAAGGTGGCTTGTAAGCTGCTGGATAGAGAAGGTTCAACGCTCTACTTATTACATGTACCTGAAACGCTTGCCTATGCGACCACACTGGTATGGGGTATTGGTGCTATTGATGCTGGCACTACGCTTACTGAGCGCGAGAAGGTGGGTGAACAGCTACTGGCCCAGGCGGTGAATTCCGCGCAGGCAGAGGGCGCTAAGCACATTGAAGAGTTGCTGATGCAAGGTGACCCAGCCCGCATCATTATAGAGGCCGCCAACGCCAATAATGTCGATACCATTGTAATGGGAAGCCGAGGGTTAAGCGACTTGGCGGGGGTGGTGATTGGCAGCGTATCGCACAAAGTGGGCCATTCAGCCAAGTGTCCCGTGATTACGGTGAGTCAATAA
- a CDS encoding benzoate/H(+) symporter BenE family transporter has product MKHIEKGVSLRHAPRDFLRDLNVDNASTGLVAGILGLSVGVVHISAGTSAGLDSSFIMIWVISYLMINGLFGLFMPAYYRLPLPMANSIPGALMFAAVIPVIGLEAALGASLIAGVITLVAGVTGVMGIVMRLIPMPIAMGMVGGMLLSFGLNMVKPLESAIVPASIMILAFFISARLFRKIPPLVVAMLAGILYLTATGVDLSGIEATVRFPEFILPEFTLGAFLTYGLPLAIILVGMETPAGVGLVKGMGYKEVPANAITAVGGLGTMVSAFFNLHSTCIAAPMTGVCASPEAGAHDKRWVAAVIAGAIFVVAAPFYGYVVSLLEATPRYFIAIIAGLALMRVITSSMAIAFSGKKHEIGALFAFLIAASGIQILGIGATFWALVLGVIVSAIFETKDFEFIFTREIAKKSG; this is encoded by the coding sequence GTGAAACATATTGAGAAAGGCGTCAGCCTAAGGCATGCGCCCCGCGATTTCCTGCGCGACCTCAATGTCGATAACGCCAGTACTGGCCTAGTGGCGGGAATCTTAGGGCTCAGCGTAGGGGTCGTTCACATTAGCGCCGGCACCTCAGCCGGCCTCGACTCCTCCTTCATCATGATTTGGGTGATCAGCTACCTGATGATCAACGGTCTGTTCGGGCTATTTATGCCAGCCTACTACCGATTGCCGCTACCGATGGCCAACTCGATCCCCGGGGCGCTGATGTTCGCAGCGGTGATTCCTGTGATTGGCCTGGAGGCTGCATTAGGCGCAAGCTTGATTGCCGGAGTGATTACGTTGGTCGCTGGGGTGACTGGCGTGATGGGTATCGTTATGCGTTTGATACCGATGCCGATAGCGATGGGCATGGTGGGCGGTATGCTGCTTAGTTTTGGTCTCAATATGGTTAAGCCGTTGGAGAGCGCTATAGTGCCTGCCTCCATCATGATCCTGGCTTTCTTCATCTCCGCCCGCCTTTTTCGTAAAATTCCCCCTCTGGTTGTCGCGATGCTGGCAGGTATTCTCTATCTGACCGCGACTGGCGTTGACCTGTCAGGTATCGAGGCAACGGTTCGTTTCCCTGAGTTCATTCTCCCGGAATTCACGTTAGGCGCTTTCCTAACCTATGGTTTACCTCTAGCGATCATCTTGGTGGGTATGGAGACGCCTGCGGGCGTCGGCCTGGTGAAGGGAATGGGCTATAAAGAAGTGCCTGCTAATGCGATCACCGCAGTGGGCGGATTAGGCACCATGGTGTCGGCGTTTTTCAATCTGCACAGCACCTGTATTGCCGCCCCCATGACCGGTGTCTGCGCCTCACCGGAAGCCGGGGCTCATGATAAACGCTGGGTAGCGGCGGTGATTGCCGGGGCTATCTTTGTGGTTGCCGCCCCTTTCTACGGTTATGTGGTTAGCCTACTGGAAGCCACGCCGCGCTACTTTATCGCCATTATTGCCGGACTGGCACTTATGCGCGTGATCACCTCGTCAATGGCTATAGCCTTTTCAGGCAAGAAGCATGAGATAGGCGCGCTGTTTGCCTTTTTGATTGCTGCATCCGGAATTCAGATTCTTGGGATAGGCGCCACGTTCTGGGCATTAGTGCTGGGCGTGATTGTGTCGGCCATCTTTGAAACTAAAGACTTCGAGTTTATTTTTACCCGTGAAATAGCCAAAAAGAGCGGCTGA
- a CDS encoding branched-chain amino acid ABC transporter permease, whose amino-acid sequence MDLAFFSVQLLNGLQYGLLLFLIASGLTLIFGIMGIINLAHGAMYMIGAYLAYDLTLRLGNFWLAILAAIPIAIALGLIIERLFLDTLYKRDHLYQVLLTFGLILVLNEAQRIIWGGDVHRVAVPAPFDASIQLTDNLQYSVYRLFVMGVCLALAGVIYWVMRHTRLGIIIRAGAVNRDMVEGLGINVRTLFTLIFSVGVALTAFAGMIAAPLTSIAPGMGDSILITCFVVVVIGGIGSIKGAFWGAIIIGMATTFGAVLIPSLASMVIYLIMAAVLLVKPRGLFA is encoded by the coding sequence ATGGATCTCGCATTTTTCAGCGTACAGCTACTTAATGGTTTGCAGTACGGTCTGCTGCTTTTTTTGATTGCCAGCGGTTTGACGTTGATTTTCGGCATTATGGGAATCATCAACCTGGCCCACGGCGCTATGTATATGATTGGCGCCTATTTGGCTTACGATCTGACCCTGCGCTTGGGCAATTTTTGGCTGGCCATTCTGGCGGCTATCCCCATCGCTATTGCACTGGGGCTCATCATTGAGCGGCTGTTTCTAGATACGCTCTATAAGCGTGATCACCTCTATCAAGTGCTGCTGACATTTGGACTGATTTTAGTGCTCAACGAGGCGCAGCGGATTATTTGGGGAGGGGATGTGCATCGTGTTGCGGTGCCCGCGCCGTTTGATGCCAGTATTCAACTGACCGACAACCTACAGTACTCGGTCTACCGACTCTTTGTGATGGGCGTCTGCCTAGCATTGGCTGGGGTGATCTATTGGGTGATGCGCCATACGCGGCTGGGCATCATCATTCGGGCCGGCGCGGTTAATCGTGACATGGTTGAAGGGTTGGGAATCAATGTGCGTACCCTCTTTACGCTCATCTTCAGCGTAGGTGTTGCGCTCACTGCCTTTGCAGGAATGATCGCCGCACCGCTCACCTCTATCGCGCCAGGCATGGGCGATAGCATTCTCATCACTTGCTTTGTCGTCGTCGTCATCGGCGGTATTGGTTCCATTAAAGGAGCCTTTTGGGGCGCCATCATCATTGGCATGGCCACCACCTTTGGGGCGGTACTCATCCCGAGCCTTGCCAGCATGGTGATCTACCTGATTATGGCAGCTGTATTGCTGGTGAAACCGCGCGGTCTTTTCGCGTGA
- a CDS encoding branched-chain amino acid ABC transporter permease: MLHRYPKRVAFIMLVLTALVAAFPLWGEAVFGNQANFMLEKLTLMLILALFAMSLDLLVGIVGLVSLGHALFFGLGAYTLALASPDFSPASMWWMLPLVMGVSACVGLVIGILVIRTKGIFFIMTTLAFGQMLYYFISTSQFAGGTDGVFIMFRPSLALGERTLVDLDNPYSFFYFCLGMLLLGYFFLRWLTRSYFGQVLDGIHDNEHRMQALGYATSGYKLVAFVIAGVMAAIAGMLAAMQYGFANPAQLGWHTSGEVLMMLILGGMGTIFGPILGAFAYEMLLYTYEHATTHWPILMGLTIIVAVLVLPRGIAGLIIAPSRHRKRQVASEVTSENEKTSLAISAQPVTPRKES; this comes from the coding sequence ATGTTACATAGATATCCCAAACGCGTTGCGTTCATCATGCTGGTATTAACGGCGTTAGTGGCTGCGTTTCCTCTATGGGGAGAAGCCGTATTCGGTAATCAGGCCAACTTCATGTTAGAGAAACTAACACTGATGTTAATCCTGGCACTGTTTGCCATGAGCCTGGATCTGTTAGTTGGCATCGTGGGCTTAGTCAGTCTGGGGCATGCGCTCTTCTTCGGTTTAGGCGCTTACACCCTGGCGTTAGCCAGCCCTGACTTTAGCCCTGCATCCATGTGGTGGATGCTGCCTCTTGTCATGGGCGTCTCTGCCTGTGTGGGGCTCGTGATAGGCATCTTAGTGATCCGCACTAAAGGCATCTTCTTCATCATGACAACCCTGGCGTTTGGCCAGATGCTTTACTACTTCATTAGCACATCCCAGTTCGCGGGAGGAACCGACGGTGTTTTTATTATGTTCCGACCGAGCTTGGCGTTAGGGGAGCGTACGCTGGTAGATCTTGATAACCCTTACAGCTTCTTTTACTTCTGTTTAGGGATGCTGCTTCTCGGCTACTTCTTTCTACGCTGGCTCACTCGCTCCTACTTTGGTCAAGTGCTCGACGGTATTCATGACAACGAGCACCGAATGCAGGCCTTAGGCTATGCCACTAGCGGCTACAAACTGGTGGCCTTTGTTATCGCTGGGGTGATGGCGGCGATTGCTGGCATGTTAGCGGCAATGCAGTACGGCTTCGCTAATCCGGCTCAGCTTGGCTGGCACACCTCGGGCGAAGTGCTAATGATGCTGATTTTAGGCGGCATGGGCACTATCTTTGGCCCCATTTTAGGCGCCTTCGCCTACGAAATGCTGCTCTATACCTACGAACACGCCACTACACACTGGCCCATCCTGATGGGGCTGACCATTATCGTTGCGGTACTGGTGCTTCCTCGCGGAATTGCAGGCTTGATTATCGCGCCGTCCAGGCATCGTAAGCGCCAAGTAGCCTCTGAAGTCACGTCAGAAAATGAGAAGACGTCGTTGGCTATCTCCGCTCAACCCGTTACCCCACGCAAGGAGAGCTAA
- a CDS encoding benzoate/H(+) symporter BenE family transporter — MQFHKQLQKLSQKDLLMSIPAITAGFVAVLVSYSGPLAIFFQAAQSAEISNAMMTSWVWAISIGAAVSGILLSLWLKVPVVTAWSAPGTALLVTLFPGLSLNEAVGAYLTAAVIIFVIGVTGSFDRIIQMIPPGIASAMMAGILFQFGVGVFVSLESVPALAIGMIIAYLVFKRLTPRYSLVLLLVVGVMLAVFLEGASLEGVSVQLAEPQFIRPEWTWNATLSLAIPLVLVSLTGQFLPGMAIMRSSGYSTAAKPIVTVASLTSFFTAFFGGITTVIAAITAAICTSKEAHEDPNKRYIAGVANGVFYLIGGIFAGTIVSLFTSLPGEFVAVLAGLALIGAIASNISAFAVEKSHLEASVITFIATASGVSFLGLGSAFWGVVVGALAYNLLHRHFEPNR; from the coding sequence ATGCAATTTCACAAGCAATTGCAAAAGCTATCTCAAAAAGACCTATTGATGTCGATTCCGGCGATCACAGCTGGATTTGTGGCAGTGCTGGTCTCTTATTCCGGTCCTCTCGCCATCTTTTTCCAGGCGGCCCAAAGTGCCGAAATATCGAATGCGATGATGACATCGTGGGTCTGGGCCATTTCTATCGGTGCCGCAGTCTCGGGTATTTTGTTAAGTCTATGGCTGAAGGTGCCGGTAGTGACCGCTTGGTCAGCGCCTGGCACGGCACTATTAGTGACCCTGTTCCCAGGGCTGTCACTCAATGAAGCAGTGGGGGCCTATTTGACTGCAGCGGTGATCATTTTTGTGATCGGTGTTACGGGCTCCTTTGACCGAATTATTCAGATGATTCCACCAGGCATTGCTAGCGCGATGATGGCGGGCATTCTCTTCCAGTTTGGTGTGGGCGTCTTCGTCTCATTGGAGAGCGTGCCAGCACTGGCGATTGGTATGATTATCGCTTATCTCGTCTTTAAGCGGTTAACTCCCCGCTACAGTCTGGTGCTGCTATTAGTGGTTGGCGTCATGTTGGCTGTCTTTTTAGAAGGTGCAAGTTTAGAAGGCGTTTCAGTCCAGCTTGCCGAACCACAGTTTATCCGCCCAGAGTGGACCTGGAACGCTACCTTGAGCCTAGCCATCCCGCTGGTACTCGTCAGTCTCACCGGTCAGTTTCTGCCGGGCATGGCGATCATGCGCAGTTCCGGATATAGCACGGCGGCCAAGCCAATTGTCACCGTGGCGAGTTTAACGTCTTTTTTTACTGCCTTTTTTGGGGGTATTACCACGGTGATCGCAGCGATTACCGCGGCAATCTGTACCAGTAAGGAAGCCCACGAAGATCCCAACAAGCGCTATATAGCGGGGGTAGCGAATGGAGTTTTCTACCTGATTGGTGGCATCTTTGCGGGCACTATTGTGTCTCTATTCACCTCGTTGCCGGGGGAGTTTGTGGCGGTGCTTGCAGGGCTCGCGCTTATTGGTGCTATTGCCAGCAACATCAGTGCGTTTGCTGTCGAAAAGAGCCATCTGGAAGCCTCTGTCATTACCTTTATTGCCACCGCATCGGGCGTTAGCTTTTTAGGCTTAGGCTCCGCCTTTTGGGGAGTGGTCGTTGGGGCGCTTGCTTACAATCTACTGCATCGACACTTCGAACCGAACCGTTAG
- a CDS encoding ABC transporter ATP-binding protein — MSDDIILATHGLTRRFGGLVAVNEVDFDVKSHEIHAILGPNGAGKSTLINLLSGEIPPSEGQVLYRGQPIQGKSARQTARQGIGRSHQKTNIFPRLNCLQNCELAARIHMGGVFGSWRSRQTARKVNDRAQEVLDTCQLSHRTHTKASDMSYGEQRQLQIAMVLATSPSLMLLDEPMAGMGREETAQVTELLASLTDRYTLVLIEHDMDSVFRLADRITVMVDGCVLESGPTEQIRTSEKVRDVYLGRHEEGAAA; from the coding sequence ATGAGTGACGACATTATCTTAGCTACCCACGGTTTGACCCGGCGCTTTGGTGGGTTAGTGGCGGTTAACGAGGTGGACTTTGATGTTAAGTCCCATGAGATCCACGCCATTTTAGGCCCCAATGGCGCGGGTAAGAGTACGCTGATCAACCTGCTCTCTGGCGAGATTCCTCCTTCTGAAGGTCAGGTGCTCTATCGCGGTCAGCCGATCCAGGGTAAAAGCGCTCGGCAGACTGCCCGCCAGGGCATTGGCCGTAGCCACCAGAAAACCAATATATTCCCACGCCTCAACTGCCTGCAGAACTGCGAACTAGCGGCGCGTATTCACATGGGTGGTGTGTTTGGCAGCTGGCGTTCGCGACAAACCGCCCGGAAGGTGAACGATCGCGCTCAGGAGGTGCTGGATACCTGCCAATTGAGCCACCGTACGCATACGAAAGCCTCAGATATGAGCTATGGCGAACAGCGCCAACTGCAGATCGCGATGGTGTTGGCGACATCACCTTCGCTGATGCTGCTCGACGAGCCGATGGCGGGTATGGGGCGTGAAGAGACCGCTCAAGTCACCGAGCTGCTCGCCAGTTTGACGGATCGCTACACCCTTGTACTGATTGAACACGACATGGATTCGGTCTTCCGCTTGGCTGACCGCATTACCGTCATGGTCGATGGCTGCGTGTTGGAGAGCGGCCCGACCGAGCAGATACGCACCAGCGAAAAGGTACGCGATGTCTACCTGGGGCGTCATGAAGAGGGGGCCGCGGCATGA
- the catA gene encoding catechol 1,2-dioxygenase — MTVKIFDTPEVQDFIKTVAGFDQAGGNDRAKQIVHRLVSDLFKLIDDFDVTEEEYWAGVNLLNALGSQTQFGLLSPGLGFDHFLDMRQDAIDAEAKRTGGTPRTIEGPLYVAGAPEAEGFARLDDGSDPDAEVMWLTGQVRDVNGTPIAGAKVEIWHANSKGCYSFFDPSQDEYNMRRTIYADSDGRYTARSIIPSGYGVPEGAPTDVVLKSLGRHGERPAHIHYFVSAPGHQHLTTQINLAGDPYTYDDFAFATREELVVPAERIEDPAEIAKRDLDSPFSHVVFDVELAPTDAAELQVRHARPRAKEDEQDLASQLAGTAKV, encoded by the coding sequence ATGACCGTGAAGATCTTCGACACCCCCGAAGTACAAGACTTCATCAAAACCGTTGCTGGCTTTGACCAGGCAGGCGGCAATGACCGCGCCAAGCAAATCGTCCATCGACTGGTCAGCGACCTGTTCAAGCTGATCGACGACTTCGATGTCACTGAAGAAGAGTACTGGGCGGGCGTTAACCTGCTCAATGCCCTGGGTAGCCAAACCCAGTTCGGGCTGCTCTCGCCAGGACTAGGGTTTGACCACTTTCTCGATATGCGTCAGGACGCGATCGATGCCGAAGCCAAGCGTACCGGCGGCACACCGCGCACCATCGAAGGCCCGCTCTACGTGGCTGGTGCCCCGGAAGCAGAAGGCTTTGCCCGTCTGGACGACGGCAGTGATCCCGATGCCGAGGTGATGTGGCTGACCGGCCAAGTGCGCGACGTGAACGGTACGCCGATTGCCGGTGCCAAGGTCGAGATCTGGCACGCCAACTCTAAAGGCTGCTACTCGTTCTTTGATCCCTCCCAGGACGAGTACAACATGCGCCGCACGATCTACGCAGACAGCGACGGCCGCTACACCGCGCGCAGCATTATTCCCTCCGGCTACGGCGTACCCGAAGGCGCTCCCACCGACGTGGTGCTCAAGTCCCTGGGCCGCCACGGCGAACGTCCGGCGCATATTCACTACTTCGTCTCCGCGCCAGGCCACCAGCATCTGACCACCCAGATCAACTTGGCGGGTGACCCCTACACCTATGACGACTTCGCCTTTGCCACCCGGGAAGAGCTGGTGGTGCCCGCCGAGCGCATTGAAGATCCGGCTGAGATCGCCAAGCGCGACCTGGACAGTCCGTTCTCCCACGTAGTGTTCGATGTGGAACTGGCTCCAACCGACGCCGCCGAGCTGCAAGTGCGTCACGCCCGCCCACGGGCCAAAGAAGACGAGCAGGATCTTGCCAGCCAACTCGCCGGTACTGCCAAGGTTTGA